Within the Bradyrhizobium ottawaense genome, the region TGCCCGGGCATGACGAAAATAATACAGTCGCCAAACGCAGAGGGCGGAACCGGTCTCCCGATTCCGCCCTCTCTATATTTTATGCGTAACGCAAGAACGTTAGATTTTATGCGTAACGCAAGAACGTTAGCCGAGGATCGTACCCGGCTCGACCTTGACGCCCGGGCCCATGGTGGAGGAGACCGCCACGCGCTGGATGTAGGTGCCCTTGGAACCGGCCGGCTTCGCCTTGGAGACCGCATCCGCGAGCGCCTTGACGTTCTGGACCAGCTTCTCTTCCGAGAACGACGCCTTGCCGATACCGGCCTGCACAATGCCGGCCTTCTCGACGCGGAACTCAACCGAGCCGCCCTTGGCGCCCTTCACGGCGGTGGCGACATCCATCGTCACGGTGCCGATCTTCGGGTTCGGCATCATGCCGCGCGGACCGAGCACTTTACCGAGGCGACCGACCAGCGGCATCATGTCGGGGGTTGCGATACAACGATCGAAGTCGATCGCACCGCCCTGCACCTTCTCGACCAGGTCTTCGGCGCCGACGACGTCAGCACCCGCGGCCCTGGCTTCGTCCGCCTTGGCGCCACGGGCGAACACGCCGACGCGCAGCGTGCGGCCGGTGCCGTTCGGCAGATTGACGACGCCACGAACCATCTGGTCGGCGTGGCGCGGATCGACGCCGAGATTGATCGAGATCTCGATCGTCTCGTCGAACTTCGACTTCGCGCGTTCCTTGACCATCTTGATGGCTTCCGCGAGCGGATAGAGGTGCTCACGATCGACGCCCTCGCGGGCCTTGCTCAAACGTTTTCCGATTGCCATGACCCGTTACCCCGCCACTTCCAGACCCATCGAACGGGCAGAGCCCTCGACCATCTTCATGGCCGACTCGATGGAATCGCAATTGAGATCCTTCATCTTCTTCTCGGCAATCTCGCGCACCTGCGCCTTGGTCACCGCGCCGGCCTTGTCGCGGCCCGGAGCTTTCGAACCGGACTGGATCTTGGCGGCCTGCTTGAGGAAGAACGACATCGGGGGGGTCTTCATCTCGAAGGTGAACGAACGATCGGCGTAGATCGTGATCACCACCGGAATCGGGGTGTTCTTCTCTTCCTTCTGCGTCTGGGCGTTGAACGCCTTGCAGAATTCCATGATGTTGAGACCGCGCTGACCAAGCGCGGGACCGATCGGGGGCGAAGGATTCGCCGCACCGGCCGGCACCTGCAATTTCAGGTATCCGGTCACTTTCTTTGCCATTTAATCACTCCTGTTGTGCCGGCCGGGGCCGGCGGTTTCAGGTTTCGTGGTTCGGATCAAGAGCGGTTGGCCACCACCCTCTTCCTCCCACGTCCTAGTTTACGCGAGGACAAGCCTCGCGCTTGCGTTACGCGAAGACGCGCTTCGCGCTTTCGATCAGACCTTCTCGACCTGACCGAATTCCAGTTCGACGGGGGTGGCACGGCCGAAGATCGACACCGCGACCTTCACGCGCGAACGCGCCTCGTCAATTTCCTCAACCACGCCGGAGAACGACGCGAACGGGCCATCGGCCACGCGGACGTTCTCGCCGATTTCGAACGACACCGACGCCTTCGGACGCTCAACGCCTTCCTGCACCTGGTGCAGGATCCGCATCGCTTCGGCTTCCGAGATCGGCATCGGCTTGTTTTCGGCGCCGAGGAAGCCGGTCACCTTCGGGGTGTTCTTGATGAGATGAAACGCTTCGTCGGTGAGCTTCATCTTCACCAGCACATAGCCCGGGAAGAACTTGCGCTCGGCGTCGATCTTGCGGCCGCGACGCACCTCGGTGACCTTTTCGGTCGGCACCAGCACCTGCTCGAACAGATCCTCGAGCCCGCGCTGCTTGGCCTGCTCGCGGATCGATTCCGAGACCTTCTTTTCGAAGTTCGAATACGCGTGAACGATATACCAGCGCTTGTCCATGGTTTGGGTCCCGGTGCTCATCAGTGGACACCCAGCAGGAAGGTGACGAGGTAGCGAATGATCTGATCCGATGCGAAGAAGAAGATCGAAGCCAGCGCCACCATCACGAACACCATGATCGTGGTGATCGTTGTCTCGCGGCGTGTCGGCCAGGTGACCTTGTTGGTCTCCGAGCGCACTTCCTGCAGGAATTTGAACGGGCTGAAAGCCATCGTTTGGTAATCCGCGTCCCAAGGAGACGATGTTTGATTTAAGTGAATCCGAACAGCCCTCTAGCGCCCAGCCCTCTCTCGAAGGATGAGCCGCACAGCGGGCTCGATTGTTCGGGGGAATTTTAAAGCCGCGCCGGATATCCGTTTTAACGGGCCGGCAGCAGGTGGCGGGTATCTACTGCCAGTCGGGCAAAAGGTCAAGGTCCCGGGGCGCCGCATCGCAACGCCGCCCCAAAGGATATCAACGCCTTAGAGCGGAAGCCGGACACACGCCTGTCGCCTCGGATGGCGCCTTCGGGCCACTTGCGGCAGGTATCGCGCGCGGTCATTCTCTCCGAATAACCACAAAAACACTGGGGAGCGACCATGAATATCGCCAAGAAACTGGCAACCTTTGCGGCCATCGGCCTTTACGCCGCCCTGACCCCGCCGGCCACGGCCCAGCAACCCGCCCCGCTCAAGATCGGCCTGCTCGGCGATTTCTCGTCGGTCTATGCGGACATCGGCGGTCCCGGCAATGTCGAAGCCACCAAGATGGCGATCGAGGAATTCGGCGGCACCATGTTCGGCAAGCCGATCGAGCTGATCACCGCCGACCCGCAGAACAAGGCCGATGTCGCAGCCTCCTTGGCCCGCAAATGGTACGAGAACGAAGCCGTCGACATGATCATCGACATGCCGACATCGGCGACCGCGCTGGCCGGCATGGAGATGTCGAAGCAGTTCGAGAAGATCATGATCGTCACCGACACCGCCAGTTCCGATATCACCGGAAAATCCTGCTCGCCCTATACCGCGCACTGGACCTACGACACCTACGCCAACGCCCACACCGTCGGCAGCGCCATCGTCAAGAACGGCGGCGATAGCTGGTTCTTCATCACCGCCGACTACCTGTTCGGCCATTCGATCGAACGCGACACCGGCGACGTGGTCCGCGCTGCCGGCGGCAAGGTGCTCGGCAGCGCCCGCGCCCCGCTCAACACCGCGGATTTCTCGTCGTTCCTGCTGCAGGCGCAGGCCTCGAAGGCAAAAATCATCGGCCTCGCCAATGGCGGCTCCGACACCATCAACACCATCAAGCAGGCTTCCGAATTCGGCATCGCGGCCGGCGGCCAGAACCTCGCCGGGATCGTGATGTTCATCTCCGACATTCACAGCCTCGGCCTCAAGCTGGCGCAGGGCCTGATCATTACCGAGGCGTATTATTGGGACCTCAACGACCGCACCCGCGCGTTCGGCAAACGCTTCTTCGAACGCATGAAGCGGATGCCGACGATGAACCAGGCCGCCACCTACAGCGCCACGCTGCACTATCTCAACGCCGTCAAGGCGGCCGGCACCAGGGACACCAAGCCGGTACTCGCGAAGATGCGGTCAACACCGGTTCGCGACGCCTTCACCGACAACGGCGTGCTCCGCGAGGACGGGCGCATGGTCCACAGCATGTTCCTGCTCGAGGTCAAGAAGCCGGAAGAACCCAAGGCGCCGTGGGATTACTACAAGGTGCTGGCGGAAGTGCCCGGCGATCAGGCCTTTCGGCCGATGAAGGACGGCGGCTGCCCGCTGGTGAAATAGCGGCGCGTCGATTCGGACGGTTGCAGCCTAATTTCGAGGCAACCGTCCGATCCTTTGCGGTTTCCATCGCTGTGGAACCGCCAATTTGTTGACGCAGATTTATCGCCTGCTCCGCGGCCGGGGATCCCCGCAACGGAGCAGGAATCATAATGGCGTCGTGTCGAATTTGCCGCGGGCTGGCTGCGGCTGCATTTTTCCTCGTGACCCCCATTGCCTCTTTCGCCCAGGAGAATCAGGGAACCCCCGAACAGCGTGAAGCCTGCACACCGGACGCCATGCGGCTCTGCGGCGCCTATCTGTTCGATCCAAGGAGCGTCGAGGCCTGCCTTCGGGCCAGCGGGCCGCGGTTGAGCCAACCCTGCTACGACGTGTTCTTCCCGCCGCAGCAAGCCGCCGCGCCCCCGCCTCCGCCGCCGAGGGGCGCGCGCAAGCGCATGCCACCGCCGCCACAGGAAGACGAGGATTAGGACGTAACGCGCCGGTCCCGATGCGAACCCAATTGGTTAATGCCGGGTAACGCCTCGCTTCAAATCCGAACGAGCGCGCACGCGCGTTCTTAAAAATTTGCCGGCACGCTGCGCATTCCATTTACGGGACATGAGACGATCATGGCGCTCAGCCAAACCCAGCCTGCTCAGGAAGCATCCCCGGCCGATACCGTCTGGACCGTTCTCGACGCGGCGAACGACCTCGGCGACACCCTCACGGTCGATGCCTGCCGGCGGGTGATCGACGCTACCCTGCGCGGTCACGAGGCCTCGGCATCCGACATGGCGGTCGTGGCGGCGTTCTTCAGCTAGTGTCGTAACGGGGCTAACGATCGGGTTATGAAATCAGGCCAAGCCTTTGATTAACCCGTGAATTTAATTGGCAGGGGCGGCAGGGCTCGAACCTGCGACAACCGGTTTTGGAGACCGGTACTCTACCAACTGAGCTACACCCCTACAGTGAACCGGAATCTATCCCAAGTTCGCGCCGTTTCAAGCATAGGCCATGCCCCGATTGCAAGGGTGAAGCGCAGCCGCCGGCATCAAGACCCCCTATCCAAGCCCCGGCTTCTGCGTCAATTTCCTCTCCCATAAGCAACAAGAGCAACGGGAGAGACCATGAACGCCCAGACCGCCGCCCGGCCAACATCCGCCCCGCAGACCCCCTCCCTCCCGCAGGCCAAGCCGGAAGCGATCGGGCTTTCGAGCAAGCGACTTCAACTGATGTCGGACGCCTTCAAGCGCGAAGTCGACAAGGGAACCCTGCCCGGTGCGACGGTGATGGTGGCCCGCCGCGGCCAGATCGGCTGGTTCGATGCGATCGGCCGGCAGAATCCTGCGGCCTCTGCGCCGATGGCGCATGACAGCCTGTTCCGCATCTTCTCGATGACCAAGCCGATCGTCTCGATCGGCATCATGATGCTGGTCGAGGACGGCCACTTCATCCTGGGCGACCCCGTCGCGAAATTCATTCCGGAGTTTGCCGACCAGAAGGTCGGCATCGAGAACAACGGCAAGCTCGACCTCGTGCCGGTGAAGCGGCAGATGACGGTGCAGGACCTGCTGCGGCATACTTCGGGCCTGACCTACGACCACACCGGCAATGGTCTGGTCCAGCAACTCTACCAGCAGTCGCGGCTGCGCAGCCGCAAGATCAGCAACGCCGAGCACGCCACCATCATCGCCGGCATGCCGCTGATCTGCCAGCCTGGCGAGGGATGGAACTACAGCCGCTCGACCGACGTCCTCGGCCGCATCATCGAGGTCGTCTCCGGCAAGTCGCTCGGCGCGTTCCTGACCGAGCGCATCCTGGCGCCGCTGCAGATGGCCGAGACCGCGTTCCACACGCCTGAGGCCAATGCCGGACGTCTCGCCGAACCGTTCCCGACCGATCCCTGGACCGGCGAGAAGGTGCAGCTCTTCAACATGCTGGAGAAGCCGGTGATGGAATCCGGCGGCGGCGGGCTGGTCTCGACCACGATGGACTATGCGCGGTTCAGCCAGATGCTGCTCAATGGCGGCTCGCTCGACGGCATCAGGATCGTCGGCCGCAAGACGCTGGAACTGATGGCGTCGGACCATCTCGGCCCCCACGTCAAGGTCGACTCGCCGTTGATGCCGGCCGGTCACGGCTTTGGCCTCGGCTTCGCGGTTCGGACCCACGACGGCATGGCGCCGTTCTCGGGATCGCGCGGTCAGTTCTTCTGGAGCGGGATGGCCGGAACGTTCTTCTTCATCGATCCCGCCGAGGAGCTGTTTTGCGTGTTCATGATGCAGGGCCCGGGCCAGCGCGAATATCTCCGCGCGGTGCTGCGGGATCTGGTCTACGCGGCGGTGGAGTGAGGTCTCGTGCCCCGGATGCGACGCAGCGGTGCGTTGCTAGGCCGGGGCCGCGGCGCGGTTTGACGATCATGGGTCCCGGCTCTGCGGAGCGGCACTTCGCGCCGCACCGCGTCCGGGACACGCGCCTCAGCTAATCGTAGCCCCGCCGTCAATCACGATGGTCTGGCCGGTCATGAAGTCACCGGCCTTCGATCCCATCAACACCGCAGCACCCGCGATCTCGTCGGGAACGCCGATGCGCAGCAGCGGCGAGCGCGCGGTCGACGCCTTCAGGGTATCGGGATTGTCCCACAGGGCTTTTGCGAAGTCGGTCTTGATCAGGCCGGGCGCGATGCAGTTCACGCGGATGTTGTGCTTGCCGTATTCGCAGGCGAGGTTGCGGGCGAGCTGCATGTCGGCCGCTTTCGAAATCGCATAGGCGCCGAGCACGGTCGAGCCCTTGAGGCCGCCGATCGATGACACGATCACGATCGAGCCGTCCTTGCGCTCGATCATGTCAGGCACCACCATGCTGATGAGCCAGTTGTTGGCGACGATGTTGTTGTCCAAAATCTTGCGGAACTGATCGTCCGAAATGCCGCCGAGCGGACCGTAATACG harbors:
- the rplA gene encoding 50S ribosomal protein L1, coding for MAIGKRLSKAREGVDREHLYPLAEAIKMVKERAKSKFDETIEISINLGVDPRHADQMVRGVVNLPNGTGRTLRVGVFARGAKADEARAAGADVVGAEDLVEKVQGGAIDFDRCIATPDMMPLVGRLGKVLGPRGMMPNPKIGTVTMDVATAVKGAKGGSVEFRVEKAGIVQAGIGKASFSEEKLVQNVKALADAVSKAKPAGSKGTYIQRVAVSSTMGPGVKVEPGTILG
- the rplK gene encoding 50S ribosomal protein L11, with the protein product MAKKVTGYLKLQVPAGAANPSPPIGPALGQRGLNIMEFCKAFNAQTQKEEKNTPIPVVITIYADRSFTFEMKTPPMSFFLKQAAKIQSGSKAPGRDKAGAVTKAQVREIAEKKMKDLNCDSIESAMKMVEGSARSMGLEVAG
- the nusG gene encoding transcription termination/antitermination protein NusG; translation: MDKRWYIVHAYSNFEKKVSESIREQAKQRGLEDLFEQVLVPTEKVTEVRRGRKIDAERKFFPGYVLVKMKLTDEAFHLIKNTPKVTGFLGAENKPMPISEAEAMRILHQVQEGVERPKASVSFEIGENVRVADGPFASFSGVVEEIDEARSRVKVAVSIFGRATPVELEFGQVEKV
- the secE gene encoding preprotein translocase subunit SecE, with the translated sequence MAFSPFKFLQEVRSETNKVTWPTRRETTITTIMVFVMVALASIFFFASDQIIRYLVTFLLGVH
- a CDS encoding ABC transporter substrate-binding protein, whose translation is MNIAKKLATFAAIGLYAALTPPATAQQPAPLKIGLLGDFSSVYADIGGPGNVEATKMAIEEFGGTMFGKPIELITADPQNKADVAASLARKWYENEAVDMIIDMPTSATALAGMEMSKQFEKIMIVTDTASSDITGKSCSPYTAHWTYDTYANAHTVGSAIVKNGGDSWFFITADYLFGHSIERDTGDVVRAAGGKVLGSARAPLNTADFSSFLLQAQASKAKIIGLANGGSDTINTIKQASEFGIAAGGQNLAGIVMFISDIHSLGLKLAQGLIITEAYYWDLNDRTRAFGKRFFERMKRMPTMNQAATYSATLHYLNAVKAAGTRDTKPVLAKMRSTPVRDAFTDNGVLREDGRMVHSMFLLEVKKPEEPKAPWDYYKVLAEVPGDQAFRPMKDGGCPLVK
- a CDS encoding serine hydrolase domain-containing protein, translating into MNAQTAARPTSAPQTPSLPQAKPEAIGLSSKRLQLMSDAFKREVDKGTLPGATVMVARRGQIGWFDAIGRQNPAASAPMAHDSLFRIFSMTKPIVSIGIMMLVEDGHFILGDPVAKFIPEFADQKVGIENNGKLDLVPVKRQMTVQDLLRHTSGLTYDHTGNGLVQQLYQQSRLRSRKISNAEHATIIAGMPLICQPGEGWNYSRSTDVLGRIIEVVSGKSLGAFLTERILAPLQMAETAFHTPEANAGRLAEPFPTDPWTGEKVQLFNMLEKPVMESGGGGLVSTTMDYARFSQMLLNGGSLDGIRIVGRKTLELMASDHLGPHVKVDSPLMPAGHGFGLGFAVRTHDGMAPFSGSRGQFFWSGMAGTFFFIDPAEELFCVFMMQGPGQREYLRAVLRDLVYAAVE
- a CDS encoding SDR family NAD(P)-dependent oxidoreductase; translated protein: MTLFDMSGKVAVITGSTRGIGRAIAERMAEHGAKVVVSSRKQDVCDQVTKEINDKFGKGTAVAIAANISSKENLQNLVNESKRAFGKIDVLVCNAASNPYYGPLGGISDDQFRKILDNNIVANNWLISMVVPDMIERKDGSIVIVSSIGGLKGSTVLGAYAISKAADMQLARNLACEYGKHNIRVNCIAPGLIKTDFAKALWDNPDTLKASTARSPLLRIGVPDEIAGAAVLMGSKAGDFMTGQTIVIDGGATIS